The following are from one region of the Halobacteriovorax vibrionivorans genome:
- a CDS encoding calcium/sodium antiporter, whose translation MVLQVVLLVLAIVMLYYGAEFALESAEKIGLALGLSPLVIGLLIVGFGTSLPEFFVSQLASYRGDPGIALGNIVGSNIANLFLILGVSGLLGRLFLTSADIKRQLILHLILTAILGVVLLQEQIYWWGSALLLGFMAFYLFDTFREMKKERAHMADPEKPSHKEDEIKMKEILHLFAGFALLYGGGELLVKSGTGLALAFGISSYVISAIFVAFGTSFPELVTAIMTVKKGKNSDIITGNIIGSNIFNVAFVLGSLVFYKIKISENFIPEVCALVFAALFLIAISYMKRAFYRIAGSIFLACYIGMVLYWVR comes from the coding sequence ATGGTTTTACAAGTTGTGTTATTAGTTCTTGCTATTGTTATGCTTTATTATGGGGCCGAGTTTGCTCTTGAGTCTGCAGAGAAAATTGGTCTTGCTTTAGGACTATCTCCTTTAGTTATTGGACTTTTAATCGTAGGATTTGGAACATCGCTTCCAGAATTCTTCGTCTCTCAGCTAGCAAGCTATCGCGGTGATCCAGGGATTGCTCTGGGAAATATTGTGGGCTCAAATATTGCCAACCTCTTTTTGATCCTAGGGGTCTCGGGACTTCTTGGAAGACTCTTTTTGACCTCAGCAGATATTAAGAGACAATTAATTCTTCATTTAATTCTTACTGCAATCTTAGGTGTTGTTCTCTTACAAGAGCAAATCTACTGGTGGGGAAGTGCTCTTCTTCTTGGCTTCATGGCCTTCTACCTCTTTGACACATTTAGAGAGATGAAAAAAGAGCGCGCCCATATGGCCGACCCTGAAAAACCAAGTCATAAAGAAGATGAAATTAAAATGAAAGAGATTCTTCACCTTTTTGCTGGCTTTGCCCTTTTATATGGTGGGGGAGAGTTACTAGTTAAGAGTGGAACTGGGCTTGCCTTGGCATTTGGCATTTCAAGTTATGTTATCTCTGCTATTTTTGTGGCCTTTGGAACTTCATTTCCTGAACTTGTTACGGCAATCATGACAGTAAAGAAGGGAAAGAACTCCGATATCATCACAGGAAATATCATCGGTTCAAATATTTTCAACGTGGCCTTCGTTCTTGGAAGCTTGGTCTTTTATAAAATTAAAATTTCAGAAAATTTTATACCTGAGGTTTGTGCTCTGGTATTTGCAGCACTTTTCTTAATTGCAATCTCTTATATGAAGAGAGCATTTTATCGTATTGCGGGGAGTATTTTCTTGGCCTGCTATATTGGAATGGTGCTTTACTGGGTGAGATAA
- a CDS encoding uracil phosphoribosyltransferase has protein sequence MKTQSKISKLKDVHYESNDFKISQIEHKYGENVYILSNPLAESLLARFSNEGVIQPELNHLIQKLYFILLEAVLGNSFPKEVIEVRSRMAGLTDKAVFDQEVIKKEQPVVCVDLARAGTFPSHVCFENLNYFLNSSLIRQDHFYVNRKVDENEQVIGVDVSGSKIGGGQEGAIVILPDPMGATGGSMSFAVGHYKDQVKGKALKYISINLIVTPEYIKRMQKDHPDVEIYALRLDRGLSPEHVLKTVPGTLWDEEVGLTGKQYIVPGAGGVGEILNNSFV, from the coding sequence ATGAAAACACAATCTAAAATATCAAAACTTAAAGACGTACACTACGAATCTAACGATTTTAAAATAAGTCAAATCGAACACAAATATGGAGAGAATGTTTACATTCTCTCCAATCCTTTGGCAGAAAGCTTATTAGCGCGCTTTTCAAATGAAGGCGTCATTCAGCCAGAACTCAATCACTTAATACAAAAGCTATACTTTATTCTTCTTGAAGCAGTACTTGGAAATTCATTTCCTAAGGAAGTTATTGAAGTTCGCTCTCGTATGGCAGGGCTTACAGATAAGGCCGTTTTTGATCAAGAGGTCATAAAGAAAGAGCAACCTGTTGTTTGTGTGGATCTTGCGCGCGCAGGAACTTTCCCAAGTCACGTTTGCTTTGAAAATCTAAACTATTTCTTAAACTCTTCTTTAATCCGTCAGGATCATTTCTATGTTAATCGTAAGGTAGATGAAAATGAACAAGTGATTGGAGTGGATGTTAGTGGATCAAAGATTGGTGGCGGCCAAGAGGGTGCTATTGTCATTCTTCCTGATCCAATGGGGGCAACTGGTGGTTCCATGTCTTTTGCGGTTGGACACTACAAAGATCAAGTTAAGGGCAAGGCCTTAAAATATATTTCGATTAATCTCATTGTAACGCCTGAGTATATTAAGCGTATGCAAAAGGATCATCCTGATGTGGAGATCTATGCGCTAAGGCTTGATCGAGGACTTTCTCCGGAGCACGTTTTAAAAACAGTTCCTGGAACTCTTTGGGATGAGGAAGTTGGTTTAACTGGAAAACAATACATCGTACCAGGAGCAGGTGGTGTCGGTGAAATCTTAAATAACTCATTTGTATAG
- a CDS encoding GHMP family kinase ATP-binding protein, with product MVKSASNEGSVRVDLLGGTLDIVPINQVLRNTITLNLATSLKAKVIVEEIDYEGVEFVSIDYESTTRHSSVDFTNEDFEGETFGPLSFLAQILHHFQLTSGIRLTTESGSPPGAGLGGSSSMGVTVYKALCDFTDREFDRQTAINTVQNIESKILNKGPCGYQDYYPALYGGVLALKATDSAIAVEQLYSDSFKNFLESHLTLVYSGKLRLSAINNWQVYKDFFDHENGVREGLATIRDLTFSAYRAIKDGQFDDFLGLLCREGAQREKLFSGIVTDDMRSLYSKLRESGHVIGMKVCGAGGGGCFILAHGPQHKEAVLKEITRSKMKVLEFSVEAPL from the coding sequence ATGGTTAAAAGTGCTTCAAATGAAGGATCTGTAAGAGTTGATCTCTTAGGGGGAACTCTCGATATTGTTCCTATCAATCAGGTTCTTAGAAATACAATTACACTAAACTTGGCAACATCACTTAAGGCCAAGGTTATTGTTGAAGAAATTGACTATGAAGGTGTTGAGTTTGTTTCAATTGATTATGAATCAACAACTCGCCATTCTAGTGTCGATTTCACAAATGAAGATTTCGAAGGTGAGACCTTTGGGCCACTTTCATTTCTTGCTCAAATTCTTCACCACTTTCAGTTAACGAGTGGAATACGTCTTACGACTGAATCGGGATCGCCTCCTGGTGCTGGCCTTGGTGGCTCTTCATCAATGGGTGTGACTGTCTATAAAGCGCTATGTGATTTTACTGATCGGGAATTTGATCGCCAAACGGCCATCAATACGGTTCAAAATATTGAATCGAAGATCTTAAATAAGGGCCCTTGTGGCTACCAAGATTATTATCCAGCTCTTTACGGAGGGGTTCTTGCTCTAAAGGCAACAGATAGTGCGATTGCAGTTGAACAACTTTATAGTGACTCTTTTAAAAACTTCTTAGAGTCTCATTTAACTTTAGTTTATTCTGGAAAGCTAAGGCTTTCAGCAATTAATAATTGGCAAGTTTACAAAGACTTCTTTGATCATGAAAATGGTGTAAGAGAAGGGCTTGCAACAATTCGCGACTTAACATTCTCTGCTTATCGCGCAATTAAAGATGGGCAATTTGATGACTTTCTTGGACTTCTTTGTCGTGAAGGTGCACAAAGAGAAAAACTATTTTCAGGAATTGTTACTGATGACATGAGATCTCTCTATTCAAAACTTAGAGAAAGTGGGCATGTTATTGGTATGAAGGTTTGTGGAGCTGGTGGAGGCGGATGTTTCATTCTTGCTCACGGCCCACAACATAAAGAAGCTGTATTAAAGGAGATTACACGCTCAAAGATGAAAGTCTTAGAGTTTAGTGTTGAAGCGCCACTATGA
- the hpt gene encoding hypoxanthine phosphoribosyltransferase, producing the protein MAIETYISQEKIESRIKELARQIDQDFGGEEVVVVGVLNGAFIFVADLIRQMKSPVYFDFIGASSYKGTESTGKITITKDIKVDIKGKNVVLVEDIVDTGLTISELNVLLKEREPKSIKLATLLHKPAKTAHPVSIDYLGFEIEDKFVIGYGLDFDGRYRELPYIGIYNG; encoded by the coding sequence ATGGCCATTGAAACTTATATTTCTCAAGAGAAAATTGAATCACGTATTAAAGAATTAGCTAGGCAAATTGATCAAGACTTCGGCGGAGAAGAGGTTGTGGTCGTTGGTGTGTTAAATGGTGCATTTATTTTCGTGGCCGATCTTATTCGTCAGATGAAGTCTCCTGTTTATTTCGACTTTATTGGAGCTAGCTCTTATAAGGGAACAGAAAGTACAGGAAAGATTACAATCACTAAAGATATTAAAGTTGATATTAAAGGCAAGAACGTTGTTCTTGTTGAAGATATTGTGGATACAGGACTTACAATTAGTGAGTTGAACGTTCTACTAAAAGAAAGAGAACCAAAATCAATTAAACTTGCAACATTACTGCATAAGCCTGCAAAGACTGCACATCCAGTTTCGATTGATTATCTTGGTTTTGAAATTGAAGATAAATTTGTTATTGGCTACGGCCTAGACTTTGACGGACGCTATAGAGAGCTGCCGTATATTGGAATTTATAATGGTTAA